A region of the Prevotella melaninogenica genome:
TCAGCCTGCTCTGCTGCAGCCTTCTCGTCAGCCTTCTCAGCCTTACGCTCCTCAAGACCCTCTGCGATAGCACCGCAGCAAGCAGCGAGGATAGCCTCTACAGAATCCTTAGCATCATCATTAGCAGGAATGATGTAGTCGATGTTCTTAGGATCAGAGTTGGTATCAACGATACCGAATACAGGGATGCCGAGACGGTTAGCCTCCTTAACAGCGATGTGCTCCTTCATTACGTCAACAACGAAGAGTGCAGATGGCAAACGAGTCAAGTCAGAGATAGAACCGAGGTTCTTCTCGAGCTTAGCACGCTGACGTGAAATCTGCAAAAGCTCACGCTTAGAGAGGTTAGAGAATGTTCCGTCGTTCATCAACTTGTCGATGTTCGTCATTTTCTTCACAGCCTTACGGATGGTTGGGAAGTTGGTCAGCATACCGCCAGCCCAACGCTCGTTTACGTATGGCATGTTAACAGCTGCAGCCTTCTCTGCTACAACTTCCTTAGCCTGTTTTTTAGTAGCGACGAACAAGATCTTCTTGCCACTCTTAGCGATACCCTTGAGTGCCTCTGCAGCCTCGTCAACCTTAGCTACTGTCTTGTGAAGATCGATGATGTGGATACCATTACGCTCCATGAAGATGTAAGGAGCCATAGCTGGGTTCCACTTGCGACGGAGGTGGCCAAAGTGACATCCTGCCTCCAATAACTGGTCAAAATTTGTTCTTGACATTTTGTTTGTTTTTACTTGTTTACTTTCTTTTAAATTCTTTCTTGGCGAATGAGCTTCACCACGCTTGTTAGAATCAACTGACGGGTAGTCCCCCGATAAGGAATCGCGTCAGTTTAGATACTAAACCATCTCCTTTTCCTTTGAACTTTGAGGTTTGAGGTTTGAACTTTTACCTTTAAGCTTGAACTTTTTCCTTCTGTTTTGCTTTGTTCTTTTACCGAACAAAACATATCATAAAGTTCAAAGTTCAATATTCAAAGCTCAAAGACTAAGGAAAATATTAACGCTTACTGAACTGGAAGTGAGCACGAGCCTTTGGCTGACCTGG
Encoded here:
- the rpsB gene encoding 30S ribosomal protein S2, which produces MSRTNFDQLLEAGCHFGHLRRKWNPAMAPYIFMERNGIHIIDLHKTVAKVDEAAEALKGIAKSGKKILFVATKKQAKEVVAEKAAAVNMPYVNERWAGGMLTNFPTIRKAVKKMTNIDKLMNDGTFSNLSKRELLQISRQRAKLEKNLGSISDLTRLPSALFVVDVMKEHIAVKEANRLGIPVFGIVDTNSDPKNIDYIIPANDDAKDSVEAILAACCGAIAEGLEERKAEKADEKAAAEQAEEAAEAKPKRAARKTEEAPKAENEAPAAE